A window from Cryptomeria japonica chromosome 1, Sugi_1.0, whole genome shotgun sequence encodes these proteins:
- the LOC131855874 gene encoding uncharacterized protein LOC131855874: MGDFSIDENSRYYLAVECPQISVNPPAPRYRGVPVPREALPGILLDALVVEDIDPNAWAVYAAPKLKTLKENAKFEPNIIPKSELFRLAFVERDERLAAKRAKNMRQHLRRAEKEFIKYSSGAKSHFLAHLAQKSLQR, from the exons ATGGGTGAT TTTTCCATTGATGAGAATTCAAGGTATTACCTTGCAGTGGAGTGTCCTCAAATCAGTGTTAACCCACCTGCACCTCGTTATAGAGGAGTACCGGTTCCTAGGGAAGCCCTTCCAGGTATTTTATTGGATGCACTGGTTGTTGAAGATATAGACCCAAACGCATGGGCAGTTTATGCAGCTCCCAAGCTTAAAACATTGaaggaaaatgcaaaatttgagcCCAATATAATACCAAAGTCTGAGCTATTTAGGCTTGCTTTTGTGGAAAGAGATGAGCGCCTAGCTGCTAAAAGAGCAAAGAACATGAGGCAACATCTAAGGCGTGCAGAGAAAGAATTTATCAAATACAGCAGTGGAGCAAAATCTCATTTTTTGGCTCATCTGGCACAAAAATCGCTCCAAAGATAG